Proteins from a single region of Pseudopedobacter saltans DSM 12145:
- a CDS encoding REP-associated tyrosine transposase, translating into MALTYRIYDQQGIYFITCTVNQWVDVFTRKEYVEILLESLKYCQRHKGLEIFSWVVMTNHIHLIIGTNKNNLSDIIRDFKKFTSSKIIAAIRDNKKESRRNWLLWLLSKQENVFFWQNGYHAEEITGLDFFNIKQDYIHHNPVRAGLVEKEEDYLYSSCGEIYGVRKGLLELTTFI; encoded by the coding sequence ATGGCTCTCACTTATCGGATATACGATCAACAAGGTATTTATTTTATTACATGTACAGTAAATCAGTGGGTTGATGTCTTCACGAGAAAGGAATATGTTGAAATTTTACTGGAAAGTCTAAAGTATTGCCAAAGACACAAAGGACTTGAGATATTTTCATGGGTTGTAATGACAAATCACATCCATTTAATCATTGGGACGAATAAAAATAATTTGAGTGATATTATCAGAGACTTTAAAAAGTTCACTTCCTCTAAAATAATTGCAGCAATAAGAGATAATAAAAAAGAAAGCAGAAGGAATTGGTTGTTATGGCTATTGAGTAAACAAGAGAATGTTTTTTTTTGGCAGAATGGTTATCACGCCGAAGAAATCACTGGATTGGATTTCTTTAATATTAAACAAGATTATATCCATCATAATCCTGTGAGGGCAGGTTTAGTAGAAAAAGAAGAGGATTATTTATACAGTAGCTGTGGGGAAATTTATGGAGTTAGAAAAGGATTACTGGAATTGACAACTTTTATATAG